In Cheilinus undulatus linkage group 16, ASM1832078v1, whole genome shotgun sequence, one DNA window encodes the following:
- the LOC121524296 gene encoding zinc finger protein OZF-like, whose protein sequence is MSGFQNISDVQRVVIKEEVLPEQQERSSSPNQEEPLETVHIKRELEDQWNSRELQGPEEDDIIMFTFDPALVKSEEDDGEELQSSRLHENQSEEDRYTAYLKTEANGEDCGGPEADRDFNPDCYLQSVTLDETSNISVCDTDDSGDWEESDEPQEGLNPLQNNDLAVSDIECNTGNSSVSSSECAPSLRQKKRHKKPKGSHTGEKLFSCSVCGKRYPGEKNLQQHMLRHSGEKPFSCSVCNKNFLWRAEMVTHMRTHTGEKPFSCSVCGKRFSLHGNLRQHALVHTGEKQFSCSVCGKIFLRSGHLKRHFLVHTGEKPFSCSVCGKRFSLCENLRKHSIVHTGQKQFTCPDCGRTFSQQVHLKQHSVIHTGEKPFSCQVCDRKFTKMVYVNKHKCVGKTDKNK, encoded by the exons atgtccgGGTTTCAGAATATCTCAG ATGTCCAGAGGGTGGTGATAAAAGAAGAGGTTCTCCCTGAACAGCAGGAGAGGAGCTCTAGTCCTAACCAGGAGGAGCCACTTGAAACAGTACACATTAAAAGAGAACTGGAGGATCAGTGGAACAGTCGGGAGCTTCAAGGACCAGAGGAGGATGATATCATCATGTTCACGTTTGACCCTGCTCTTGTGAAGAGTGAAGAAGATGATGGAGAGGAACTTCAGTCCTCGCGGCTCCATGAAAACCAAAGTGAAGAGGACAGATACACTGCATATTTGAAAACAGAAGCTaatggagaggactgtggaggaccagaggcagacagagactTTAATCCAGACTGTTATTTGCAATCGGTTACTCTTGATGAGACTTCAAACATCTCTGTATGTGACACTGATGACAGTGGTGACTGGGAGGAGAGCGATGAACCTCAGGAAGGTTTAAACCCTCTGCAAAATAATGACCTAGCTGTTAGTGATATTGAATGTAACACTGGAAATTCCTCAGTGAGCTCCTCTGAGTGTGCTCCAAGTCTTCGCCAAAAGAAACGACATAAGAAACCGAAGGGAtcccacacaggagagaaactattcagttgctcagtttgtggtaaaagataCCCAGGTGAGAAAAATTTACAACAGCATATGCTGCGTCATTCAGGAGAGAAACCgttcagctgctctgtttgtaaTAAAAATTTTCTCTGGAGAGCAGAGATGGTGACACACATGAGAActcacacaggggagaaaccatttagttgcTCAGTTTGTGGCAAAAGATTTTCCCTACATGGAAACCTCAGACAACATGCTCTTGTTCATACAGGAGAGAAACAGTTTAGCTgctcagtttgtggtaaaataTTCTTAAGAAGTGGACATCTTAAAAGGCACTTTCTcgtccacacaggagagaaaccattcagCTGTTCtgtttgtggtaaaagattttcgTTATGTGAAAATCTGAGGAAACACTCCATTGTTCACACAGGACAGAAACAGTTCACTTGTCCTGATTGTGGGAGAACATTTTCTCAACAGGTACATCTGAAGCAACACTCAGTtatccacacaggagagaaaccttttAGTTGTCAAGTTTGTGATAGAAAATTCACTAAGATGGTGTATGTTAACAAACACAAGTGTGTTGGTaagacagacaaaaataaatga